From Saccopteryx leptura isolate mSacLep1 chromosome 3, mSacLep1_pri_phased_curated, whole genome shotgun sequence, one genomic window encodes:
- the LOC136399347 gene encoding LOW QUALITY PROTEIN: zinc finger protein 420-like (The sequence of the model RefSeq protein was modified relative to this genomic sequence to represent the inferred CDS: substituted 1 base at 1 genomic stop codon) yields the protein MHNEDRSYRCNEHGENFKQESICNQNEKTSFPKNHYEHGKVFDQIPHSDIHQVIHVVEITNKQSKCVKYLKQSSDHTEENIHTEKETYSYNLCARALSKIFNVNILKKVHSEEKVDNYEKSGKTFNWHTCLSLHERNIHTKDRPYKCKQCGKAFSHSSTLYNHQKIHTGERSHKCLDCGKTFIRKSKLNVHQRIHTGEKPYKCRQCGKAYICSSALTTHQRNHTGEKPYSCRECGKAFRDSYTLNVHQRTHTGEKPYKCRECGKAFSRSSHLTVHQKIHTGEGSHKCLECGKTFIHKLKFTVHQRIHTGEKPYKCRQCGKAFICSFTLTRHQRTHTGEKPYKCEECGKAFYDSCILTKHQRTHTGEKPYKCKECGKAFSRSSNLTVHQKIHTREGFQKCLDCGKNFLLNSELTVHQRIHTGEKPYKCKECGKAFRISSCLNRHQRLHTGEKPYKCPECCKAFTCSSHLTRHQRTHTGEKPYKQKQCGKAFGQPXNITPHKKPHTGQKLYICRESIKVLLGRGILVNIQEFIIRRSLTNMEVVAKTEMTVFTFLNKRIYTREAPCKCEVCGKAFYLH from the coding sequence ATGCATAATGAAGACAGAAGTTATcgatgcaatgaacatggggaaaACTTTAAACAAGAATCAATTTGtaatcaaaatgagaaaacttcATTTCCCAAGAACCATTATGAACATGGAAAAGTGTTTGACCAGATACCACATTCTGATATTCATCAAGTTATTCATGTTGTGgagataacaaacaaacaaagtaaaTGTGTCAAATATCTTAAGCAATCTTCAGATCATACTGAAGAGAATATTCATACTGAGAAGGAAACTTACTCCTATAACTTGTGTGCCAGAGCTTTAAGTAAAATATtcaatgtaaatatacttaaaaaagtCCACAGTGAAGAAAAAGTTGATAATTATGAAAAATCTGGTAAGACATTTAATTGGCATACATGTCTTAGTTTACATGAGAGAAATATTCATACCAAAGACAGACCTTATAAATGCAAAcagtgtggcaaagcctttagccatTCCTCAACTCTTTATaaccatcagaaaattcatactggagagaggtctcataaatgtttagattGTGGCAAAACCTTTATCCGGAAATCAAAGCTTaatgtacatcaaagaattcacacaggcgagaaaccatacaaatgcagacaatgtggcaaagcctaTATCTGTTCCTCTGCTCTTACTACACATCAAAGAaatcacacaggagagaaaccatacagttgtagagaatgtggcaaagcctttagagATTCCTACACTCTCAatgtacatcaaagaactcacacaggagaaaaaccatataaatgtagagaatgtggcaaagcctttagtcGTTCCTCACATCTTACTGtgcatcagaaaattcataccgGAGAAgggtctcataaatgtttagaatgtggcaaaacctttattcataaattaaagtttactgtacatcaaagaattcacacaggagagaaaccatataaatGCAGACAATGTGGTAAAGCCTTTATCTGTTCCTTTACTCTTACtagacatcaaagaactcacacaggagagaaaccatacaaatgtgaaGAATGTGGTAAAGCCTTTTATGATTCCTGTATTCTTACtaaacatcaaagaactcacacaggagagaaaccttacaaatgtaaagaatgtggcaaagcctttagtcGTTCCTCAAATCTTACTGtgcatcagaaaattcatactagAGAAGGCTTTCAAAAGTGTTTAGACTGTGGCAAAAACTTTCTTCTGAACTCAGAACtgactgtacatcaaagaattcacacaggagagaaaccatacaaatgtaaggaatgtggcaaagcctttagaatTTCATCATGTCTTAATAGACATCAAAgacttcatactggagagaagccctataAATGCCCAGAATGTTGCAAAGCCTTTACTTGCTCCTCACACCTCACTCGACATCAGAggactcatactggagagaagccttacaaacaaaaacaatgtggAAAGGCCTTTGGCCAGCCCTAAAACATCACTCCTCATAAGAAACCTCATACTGGACAGAAACTTTACATTTGTAGAGAAAGTATTAAGGTTTTACTTGGCAGGGGAATCTTAGTAAACATTCAAGAATTCATTATCAGGAGAAGCCTTACAAATATGGAGGTTGTAGCAAAAACTGAAATGACTGTTTTCACCTTCCTAAACAAGAGGATATATACCAGAGAGGCACCTTGCAAATGTGAagtatgtggcaaagccttttaTCTGCACTGA